The Oceanidesulfovibrio indonesiensis genomic sequence GCGCCGTCCTTCCGGCGTGGAGAGGTCCACGTTGAGGATCTGGGCCATGCGCTCCGGGATGACCACGGCGTTTCGCTCGTCCTCCCGGAGCCAGCGGCCGCGGGTGAGGGTGGCGTCCAGCCCGCTCACCTGGGGCTCCATCTCGGAGAGCCCCACCACGCCGCGCGCGGAGAAGATTTCATCGCCCTTGTGCACGGGCACCAGGTGGGGCCGGGAGATGTCCTGCGGCGTTACGTACCACACCCGGGGCGCCACGATTCCCTTGCCATGGAACATGTCCCGCGCGGCGTTGAGCGATTCGCGGGCCATGTCCTTCCAGCCGATGTTCTTCAGCAGGATGCCTTCGTAGGCTGCCGTATCGCTGAACATGGTGCGCGAGTGCTGGCGCACGGACTTCACCGCCGTGAAGTTCATGATGGTGAAGGTGAGGATGATGAGCGTGACCGCCGTGAGCGCTGTGCGGATGGGCCGTCGCCTGAGGTTGGAGACGCCCAGGGTGAACGCGGCCATGAACGCGCCGAACCTGGATATTTCCGAGGTCTTCAGGTGGCGGGATCTTCGTTGCAGCTCGGTCATTTCCCGTTCGAAGCGGAAGAATATGATGAGCGATACGAGGAACGAGAGGCCCACGATGAAGAAGGCGATGATGACCACCAGCGGGCTGTAAGTAAGCTGGAAGGCCGGGTGGATGGCGTAGATGACCCCGATGATGCCCACCAGAATGCCGAGGAACGCCAGGATGCGCTTGTGGATGTTCGCATAGCCGAAGAGCAGCCGCTCCATGCAGTAGGCGAACGGCGCGAAAAGCGCCACGTAGAACAGCACGCCCACGAGCACGTCTTTTTGCGTCTTGTCCACGTCGTTGTACACGCGGGTGGCCATGGCCCAGGAGGACCTGGATTTTTCCATGAACACGTCCCACTGCATGTCGGACTTGGCTGTCTCGGCCGCCTCCAGCGCGGCGCGTCCTTCGTCCATCAGGGCGCGCAGCCGGTTGTTCACGATGCCCTTTTCCTCAAGGTTCTCCAGCCGCGGCGTCACCAGATGCCACATGTCCCTGGCCGCCTGGTAGGCGGTGTAGGGGATGAGCGGCCAGTCAGCCGGGAGAAAGCCTCTGCCCTGGGGTTTTTCTTCCGAGGCGTTGAGCAGGATCATCTTGCGACCGAGCACCGTGTCGGACAGCGCCGCCTTGAACGGCACGCCCGGCTCCACGAAAATGGCGTTGATGGTGGAGGCCCAGGTGTCCAGCCGGCTGTACCAGAACCGTAGCGGCTCGGCTTCGGTGCGCGCGTCGAACAGGTCGATGCGCGTCATGTACTTGAACGTCCGCGGCTCCAGCGTGTTGAAAAGGTTGGACTGCGCGCAGGTGAACATCACGAGGTCCGTTTCCATGAAGGAACGCACCATTTTGACCCGGTAGGCGGATAAACCGGTCTGCGCCTTGTCCACGGCCCACTGGACCCGCCCCGTGTCATCGAACCTGTATGGTTCCAGGATGGCCTTGTGGTTCGTGTGTTTGCGGTCCGCCAGACCAGCCACCCGGAAGAAGCCCATGGAGTCCACCATGGCGTAGAAGCGGGAGTCGCCCTGATAGCAGAGCACCACAGTGCCCTGGGCAGGCAGGTCCGGGAAGAGTTCACCCTGTCGCAGCAGATTGGCACGGCCCGTGAGCATGGCGATGCCCTTGCGCGGCCTGGGTGATCTCATGGGCACGTCGCCGCCGGCCATGGACTCTGCCAGGTGGCGGACAACCTCGCCCTGTTGCTCCAGGTAGTCGAAGTCCACGTCCTCGATGGTGTCGTACGGCGTGCCCCAGTTGGGTCGGGCATCGTGCAGCGTTGCCATGGTCAGGCCGATCATGCCGGCCATGGCAGGCACCTCGCCCGCCAGGTCGGGCTGGTCCGGCAGGTAGCTCTGCCACGTGCGCAGCCGGCTGGGCCGCAGAGTGTCGCGGTAGAGGTCCGGTCCGCCCTGGTTGAGCAATTCCTCGTTGGCGGCCATGAGGTAGGTGTCCAGATCGGAATAGGACCGGGCGCGGTTCACGTCCGAGCGAAGGTCGTAGAGCCAGCCGCGGTCGAAGGAGCCGACGCCGTCGCCGTGGCTGGAGAGGTGCAGGGAGATGGAAGCTGCGATCTGGAAGCCGCCGAACCGGCTGCGCACGGTGCTGGCTGCTCGCTGCATGCGGACCTGGCGATTCGCGTCGTCGCGTCTGGCTTGTTGCTCCGCCAGGGCTTCGGGCACTATCTTCATGAGCCGTTCGCGGTCCGCGGGGGGGATGCCTTCGTAGGTGCTCAGCCAGCTCAACTGGCGCAGTTGGGCACGTTGGTCCGCCAGGGTCTGGAGGAGTTCGGAGTCGACATTGGCCCTGTCCAGCAGGCGCAGCCGCATCAGACGCGTGGAAATTTTGTCCACACGGGTCTTGATGATCTGATTGATGGCGTCGCGGGCCAGTTGTTCGGCCTCCTGGTCCGAGTGGTCCAGAGGGTCTTCGCGCTCCAGCGCCTTAACCGTATCGGCGGCGGTCTTGGCGCGGTTGCGCAGGTCCATCTGGTAGGATCGGGCATAGCGGCCGCTCAGCTCCAGCGCCATGACGAACTCGCGCATGCCGGCCTGGGCCTGGCTGTGACCGGAAGTGGCCAGCAGCAGCACGTTGCGTTTAGGCGGGTTCCTGCCGAAATGCTCGGCCAGGTCCAGAAGCCGCGCCACGGAGACAGCTTCGTCCGCTCCCGGAGAGGCGCCGGGAACGTAGCCCGTGGAGTCGTAAAACGCTTCAAAGATGACGAGCTGGTCTTCGTACTGTTCATCGCTGCCCGGAATGAAGCAGTAGACGTTCTCGGCCGTGGCGTCTTCCCAGGCGATGTCGTTGGTCAGCGTTACCCGAACGCCGAGGTCGCCTTTCTCGATATCCTGCATGGGGCCGAAGAGTGATTCGGCCTCGGCTTTGGGCATCCAGAACCGGGGAAAGTCGATGGGGGTGAGTTCGAGCTTGTCCTCGAAGAACCAGCGCGGTGCGGACTCCGTGATGGCCGGATCGTCCAGGTAGATGAGGGCGCGCGCACCGAGCATCGCCGCGTTCATCCAGTTCTTGCCCGAGTCCAGGTCCATGAGGACCACGGCGTCCTGGATCTCGGCGCCGTTGAAGTCCTTGAGCTCGCCGGGCCCCACGTAGACCACCCGACGCGGCGGTTCGCCCGGAGGCATGGTGCCCGGGGCCACGGCGTTCATGATGAGGGGGTGGAGGGTGGCGCGCTTGCCCGTGTTTTCCACGGAAATTTCGCTGCCGAAGTGCCTGCGCGCGGGAATTCGGAAGGGCTGCGTGTCCACGATGCGGCCCTGGCCTTCGTCGCCCAACCCCTGGAAAGGCTCGGGCGGAACGAGCCGTTCGAAGGTTTCGGCCACAAACGCCGCGGCCTTCTTGCTCCCCTCGCTGCCCACGCTGCGGTCTCCGTAGGAGGCCAACTCCCCGATGACTTCGCGCGCATCCAGTGCTGCTGCCGGAGCGACCCAGCACAGGCTGCAGAGCGTAAGGAAAAGTACCGCGCCAAGGCGGCTGACGCGTGCTGCGGTCATGCGTCGGCCCCTTCCTCCCTGGTTTGATCTGCACCTGGGGTGACATCCTCGCCGTCCTTGCCGATGCTGCCAACGGAGATGTCCAGTTCGTCGCGGCGTTCGATCTTGTGCACGCGGCCGTCCCGAATCCAGACAACGCGATCCGAGACGTTGAGCATCTTATAGTCGTGGGTGGCGGATATGACAGTGACGCCGCGGTCCTGGCTCAGGGTCTTGAGCAGGTCGATGATTTCCGCGCCGGTCTTGAGGTCCAGGTTGCCGGTGGGTTCGTCGGCCAGGACGATGGCCGGATCGTTGGCCAGGGAGCGGGCGATGGCGACGCGCTGCTGCTGGCCGCCGGAAAGCTCCAGGGGCTTGTGCTGGAACCTCTCGCCCAGGCCCACCAGCTTGAGCAGCTCGATGCCTTTGTCCGCTGCCACCTCGGCGTTCATGCCGGCGAAGGTCATGGGCAGGGTTACGTTCTCCAGGGCGGTCATCACCGGGATAAGGTTGAAGGTCTGGAAAATGTAGCCGATCTTGCGGTTTCGCAGCCAGGCCAGCTCGTAGGCGTCAAGCTGGGATATGTCGACTTCGTCGATGAAGACCTTGCCGTCGCTGGGCTTGTCCAGTCCGCCGATCATGTTGAACAGGGTGGATTTACCCGATCCGGAAGGCCCCATGATGGAGATGTACTCACCGGCGTAGATTTCCAGGTCCACGCCTTTGAGCGCCTGAACCTGGACCTTGCCCATGCGGAATTCCTTCTTCACGCCCAGGGCCCGGACTATGATGTGTGCCGTGGATTGCGTCATGTCGTATCTGTACCGCCTAGTGTTCTGCGCTCATGGCGACGACCGGCTGCATCCGCGCCGCCACCACTGCGGGGTAGAAGACGCCGACGAGGCTGAGGAGCAGGCCCGCGGCCACGGACATGCCGAGGGAGACGAGCACGTCCGAAAAAGCCAGGCCGGCCACGGAATTCCACCCGAAGCGGATAAGCCCGTTGAGCACTGAAAAGAAAAAGCCGACCAGCGCGCCGGCAAAGGAGCCGACCAGTCCCTGCATGCCTGCTTCCAGCAGGAAGAGGCGCAGGACGATGGAGTCCAGCGCGCCCAGGCATTTCATGATGCCGATCTCGCGGAACCGTTCCGTGACGGACATGAGCTGTGCATTGACGATGCCGACCGTGCACACGAGCAGAGAGAGGATCACGATCCAGCGCTCTTTGGCGCCGGTGCCCACGGTCATGGCGGCCTCGTCCACGTCGAACCCGGCCTCGATGAGCTGCTCGGCCGCGGCAGCGCCGCCGGCGTTCAGAAATCCCTGGGCCAGATCGGTGGTGGTGAGGATGAAATTGAGGAAAGCCACGGCCAGCACCAGGCTGAGCACCGTGATGAGTGAGCGGAAGAAGCGCACCCTGAGATTCTTGAAGCTGATCTCCAGGGACTTGGCCCACGGCAGGACGATCTGCCGTTTGATGGACTCCCCGCCTGTGGATGTTGGTGGGGAGTATTGATCAGTCGGGCTCATGCTTTCTCCGTGCCGTACGCGCGCCGTCGGTGTCCGTTGAACGCGGAAGCCGCGGATGACGGAGCGTGCGTGGTATCGCGCATCTCGGCCTGGTGGCGGACGATGCGCTCCAAAGGAAACGCCTTCTAGTGTATCGCAGACTTGCTGCGTCAAATCAAGTGCAACAGGGGCTGTCAGCGGCCCGGAATGGATCGCAGCCCGGCGAGCCGGACCTCCTGAAAATCGGCGAGCGCGGTAAGAAGCGTTTCGAGAAACACGGCGGCGGCCTCGTTCATTCGCTGGTGGTGGATCATGACGCCGCAGACCGGGAGCCGGAGTCCGGCGGCGAGCTCATCCAGGAGCGCATCCATGCCGGCATCGGGGTCATCCTCCCGCCGGGTATGCAGATCAACGAGCACGGGAAACTCTGCGAGTGTCGGCGGAGCAGCGGGCAGAGCGCCGCCGTCGCGGGACACGGCGATGAAGTCGAGGTCGGCCAGCAGCTCCAGGGTTTCGGCGTCGCAGCGGTTCCATGGCGGCGTGAACACCGGCAGGAATGCATCGCCGAACAGGCCGGTCATCCGCGATCGGGCGGTTTCCAGATCACGCTGTTTGGCTTTGCGGGGGCGGGACGGCCCGAATTCGCATTTTTTTGGGGGTTTTCCGCCTGATACAAGCGGTTCGCCGGGTTCCGCGGTCTCGTGGTTCACGTGCCGCCAGCCGTGCACATGGAAATCCACACGAGCCGGCCCCGAGGCCAGTTTCAGGAGTCCCGCGGCGCGGGGAGAGGAAATCCATGCCGGCGTCACGGCGGCATCCAGGGGCGCTCCGCGGTCATGGAAAATTCGAAACATCCGATCGCACCGTTCTCCGGGCGCGGCCACGTCGTCCGCGCGGAAGAACAACTGCGGACCGGAATCCAGCGGCCACCCGGCCAACCCTCGGCGCACGGCATCTTCGATGCGTTCGGCGAGGCGGTCCCTGTCCCACGCCCGCAGCCACAGTGGTGATGGTTCGTGCTTGACGATCATGGCCGGCCCCTGAAAGACGCGGCGAGCTGTTCGATGAACCGGGCGCTTTGGGCGGCGCCGTCGAGCCGTATGCCGTGGTCGGGCTGCTCGTGCATGCGGTGTGTGCGGATGGCCGTTTCCATGCGTTGGGCCAGGCGGTCCGGTTCGAGGTCGGCAGGGTCCAGGATTCCGAGGGCGCCGCGCGTTTCGAGCCGCGTGGCGCGCATCCGCTGTTCGCGGTTCTGGTCGAAGGGCATGACCAGCCCGTATGTGCCCGCGGCAAGCAGCGCCATGGTGGTGTTGTAGCCGGCCATGGAGACGGAAAGCTCGGCGGCGTCCAGGAACGCTGGGAAGCGGTTCGTGAAGCGAGCGCAGTGGATGTGGCCTGTCGTGTTGTTCTCCTTGTCCATATTTGTGGACTGGGCGAGGGCGCAGAGGGCGTCCAGCGAGGATTCTTCAGCGAAGGGTCCGGTGAAGGCGAAGAGCCGGTGCGGAAGCCTGGGCGCGAGACGCGCGGAGGCGGCCACTGCCGCGGCAACGATGTCCTGGCCAACGGCGCCGCCGCCGGCGCTGGCCACAATGAGCGGCTCCTTGGGTGCGATGCCGAGCTCTGCGCGCAAGGCGGCGCCGGCGCCACGGACCGGCTCCTCCACCACATAGCCGGTGTAGCCGATTTCGGCGCGCATCTCGTTCATGCGCGGGAAGGTTTCGTCGAAGCGCACAAGGTCCGGGTCGCTGTGGATCATGAGGCCGTCGAACAACTCGTTCATCCAGCGTAGCACGCGCTTTTCGAACTTGGCCTGGTCGGACTTCTCCACCAGAATGTCCCGCACGCTGCACACGGCCGGGCCGCGACCCATGGCCTTGAATTGTTCCAGCGCCGGAACCAGCTCGAAGGCGAAGCGTTTGCGGCCGAAGGGGAAGAGTTCCACCACGAAGACGTCGGGTCGCGTATCTTCCAGAATGGCGAGCAGCGACTTGCGCCGTTCGTCCTCGATGCGTTCGATGCGGGCCTTTTCTTCTTCGGGGTCCTGCTCCTGCGGCACAAAGTTGCGGAACTCGGCATCCATCATCAGCGGCGGCAGCAGACGGTGCTCCACGTGGTCCGGCAGGGGGGCATCAACGGGGGAGCCGCCGGAGACCATGACGACCTCGTGGTCTGCAAGGGCGCGCGCCAGGGCGAGGCTGCGGAAGAAATGGCCAACGCCGAGCACGTGCTGGCTGTAGTGGAGAATCTTCATGCGAGAGGCTCGTTGAGCTTGTCCAGGGTGAGCACCCCGCCCTTCGCGGCAACACGATGCAGGTGGTACGGCTGCAGCGGGTTTCCTTCCTCGGGCAGGTACTCCATGGCGAGCAGGTGGTGGGTCACGGCCATGAGCACTCCGGTGTGGCAGACCACCAGGACGCGTTCGCCGGGGTAGCGCTCCGCCGCATCCCGCAACGCGTTCAGCGAGCGCTCCAGCACATCCACACGGCTTTCGCCTCCCGGGGGGCGGAACTCCCAGCCCATGGCCTCCTGATATTCCACAGCCCCGGGCTGGTTCGCGCGCAGTTCGCGCACCGTGCTGCCCACCCAGCGGCCCCAGTCCTGCTCGCGCAATCTGCAATCATACGCTACGGGCAGGCGCAGCGTTTCGTTGACCAGGTCGGCGGTGTCTCGTGCCCGGGTCAGGTCGCTGGCGATGATGCGTTCGTAGCCCCGGCCGGCCAGACTGCGGCCCCAGCCGCGAGCTGCTTCGCGGCCTTCCGGGGTGAGCACGGTGTCCTCCTGCCCCTGGATTATCCTGGCGCGGTTCCATTCCGTCTCGGCGTGGCGGATGAGGCCCAGCAGGGTGCGTTCAGCGCTCATTGGGTGGCCTCCGGCGCGGCGGACGTGGTGGGCGCGGCGTGGCCCTCGGTCCGTCCCGTGGCGCCGAGGCATGATTCCATGATCCGCTCCATGCGCACGTAGTTGCGGTCGCGGTCGTGCTCGGCCAACACCCGCCGGCGTGCGGCCAGTCCCATCTCCACCCGTCTGGAATGGTCGGTGACCAGAGTGCGGAGGGCGTCGGTGAAGGCTTCCATGTCCCACGCCGGGGTGAGAAAGCCCGTCTGCCCGTGGGCAATGCACTCGGCGGCGCCCCAGCGATCCCAGCCCACGGCGGGCAGGCCGGCGCACTGCGCCTCCAGGTAGGCCATGCCGAGCCCTTCGTTGATGCCGGGAAAGGCGTAGCAGTCCGAAGCGGAGTAGACGGCCGGCAGCTCCACGGACGAGATGCGGCCGACGAAGCGCGCCTTGCCGGGCAGGTGATCGTCCGCGAGGTGGGTGAGGGCCTTTCGTTCCGGGCCGTCGCCGACAACCACATAGCGAAACTCGATGCCTTCCTTGTGCAGCCTGCCCAGGGCGCGGATGACGTGCGCTACGCCTTCGCTCTTGGTGCCGGTGCGCAGCATGGCCACGGTGAGCACGATGGGCACGTCCGCTCCGGTGTTCCAGCGCACGCGCAAGAGGAGCCGGGCGTCGTTGTCCGGGGTGAAGCGCTGCGTCTCCACGCCGGGGCGGATGTATGTGGCGCGGTCTTCCGGCAGGATGCGCAGGAGGTTCTCGTACTCCGGCCGCTTGAGGGTGAAGCAATGGGCGGCCGCGCGCAGGCTCTTCATGTTGAGCGCGTAGCCCGGCCGGGTAAGAAGCTTCTTGCGGCGGCGGGAGGCATAGGCCGAGCCGAAATGGAACACCGGCATGCCCTGCGCGGCGGCGAGCGGACCGAGGAGGTCCGGCGCGCGGTAATAGCTGTGGTACACGAGCACGGCGTCCGGCTGCCCTTTTTTCAGGATGTCGAGGAACTCCTGCCGGGCTTTGAACAGGGCCGGCAGCTTCCACGGCCGCAGCCATATCCACCTGGACGAGAAATGCGTGGTGTCCGCCACGGTATGGCCGCGGCGGCGCAGGAAATCGATGATCGACCGCGCGATGGCGGTGTCCCCGGAGGGCCTGGGGTGGTTCAGCGGAACGAAAGGCGTGTAGAAGGCGAGGCGCATCGCGGAACGGCCCTCCTACGCGGACGGCCGATCGAGCTGGCCTTGTGTGGATTGTTCGTCGGAAGACGTGTCGTCGTCAAGCGCATCTCCCGGGCGGGCAGGGGGCTCCGGAGCGGGAGCGAAAGCGCCCCCAGGTATCAGCTCGCCGAGGCCGGTGTGGTCGGTGAAGACGCTCGCGAGCTTCCGGATTTCCCGGGTGTTGTCGAACACCTGCTCCACGCGTTTCCGCGCTTCCGGGATGATCTGCCCGCGCAGTTCCTGGTCCGTGAGCAGACGGTAGATGTTGGCGGCCAGGGCCGCCGGATTGCCGGATGGGCAGAGCAAACCGGTGGATTCGTGCTCCACAAGTTCCGGGATGCCGGAGACGTCCGTGGCGGCCACGGGCACGCCCATGGCCATGGCCTCGGCCACCACGTTGGGTATGCCGTCGCGGTCGCCGTTTTTGGCCACCTCGCAGCCGAGCACGAAACAGTCGGCCTTTTCGTACAGCCTGAGCACGCCGTCGTGGGCCAGGGTTCCGGCCAGATCCACACGCTCATTGATGGGGGATTCGTCGATGCGCTTCTTCAGCCTTCGCTTCAACTCGCCGTCGCCTACCAGGGTCCAGGTGAAGTCCACGCCGTCGTCAGCCAGCTTTTCCAGAGCCTCCAGGATGGTGAACAGACCTTTTTTGGGCACGAACCGCGCAACAGTGAGGATGGAGTATGGCGGCTCGGCATGGAGGTGGCGGCCGTTGGCCGAGAACAGGTCGAGGTCGATGCCATGGTAGACGCAGGCCACGGGCTTGTCCGCAAAACCATGGTCGGCGGCGATCTTCTCCAGGGTGCGGCGGTTGTACTGCGTGCACGTGACCACGAAGGCGGCGCGGGCCATTTTTTCGGCCACCCGATCGGGCTTCTGCGTGTAGATGTCCTTGGCGTGGGCGGTGAAGCTGAAGTCCAGCCCGGAGAGCACAGAGGCGTACTGCGCCACGGACGTGGGCGAGTGGGCGAAGTGGGCGTGCAGGTGCGCGATGTTGGTGCGGGGCAGGAATTTGTGGACCAGCAAGCCGCCCTGGAGCAGGTGTTTTATCGCAGCCTTTGTGCTGCTGGCGCCGGGCAGACGTTCCCGCAGCAGCCGTATGCCGGCGGCGTATCGCCTGGGATGCTTCAGGAAGAGCAGGATGTTGTGGTACAGAAATCGGTGCAGGTTGCGGTAGAGATGCTCGGGCAGGTAGCTCACCGATGCCTGAATGCGCCTGACGTTCTCGTGGGTGAAGGACTCCCTCGGCTTGCGCATGGAGATGATGTGGATGTCGAAGCCGAGTTCTTCGAGCAGCCGTATCTCGTTGGCGATGAAGGTTTCGGAAATGCGGGGATAGCCTTTGAGCACGAGGCCCAGTTGCCGGCCCGCAGTTCGGGGCGCGGTTTTCCTGCTCATGTCTCTTCCCTGCGGAAATCGGAGAGCCGCGAGCGCATGACCTCAAGGCCGGTCATGTCGAAGGCGTCTATGGCCTGACGCATGGGCTGCTGGGCCTCTATGGCGTCCATGACCGCCGTGTACAGGGATTCCGGGTCGAGGTCGCTCCAGGGCAGATAGCGGCACAGGCCGCGGTCCGAGAGCACCTGGGCGCGGATGCGCTGCTCCATGCGGGGCGATTCCCGCGGGATGATGAGCGAGGGCTTCTTGAGGGAAAGCGTCTCGCAGACCGTGTTGTAGCCGCCCATGGACACGATGATGTCCGCCTTGGCCATTTCCTTTTCGATCTTGCGCGAGAAACCCGTGAACAGAACGCCCAGGGACCTGGCGCGCACGGCGATTTCGTCGCGCATGTCCGGGGGCAGGAATGGTCCCGAAATCATGGTGGACTTGAGCGGCGCGTCCGGATGATTCTCCAGCATGCGCAGGTAGGAGTCCAGCACCGGGTAACCGTCGCCGCCGCCGCCGGTGGTCACA encodes the following:
- a CDS encoding FtsX-like permease family protein, encoding MTAARVSRLGAVLFLTLCSLCWVAPAAALDAREVIGELASYGDRSVGSEGSKKAAAFVAETFERLVPPEPFQGLGDEGQGRIVDTQPFRIPARRHFGSEISVENTGKRATLHPLIMNAVAPGTMPPGEPPRRVVYVGPGELKDFNGAEIQDAVVLMDLDSGKNWMNAAMLGARALIYLDDPAITESAPRWFFEDKLELTPIDFPRFWMPKAEAESLFGPMQDIEKGDLGVRVTLTNDIAWEDATAENVYCFIPGSDEQYEDQLVIFEAFYDSTGYVPGASPGADEAVSVARLLDLAEHFGRNPPKRNVLLLATSGHSQAQAGMREFVMALELSGRYARSYQMDLRNRAKTAADTVKALEREDPLDHSDQEAEQLARDAINQIIKTRVDKISTRLMRLRLLDRANVDSELLQTLADQRAQLRQLSWLSTYEGIPPADRERLMKIVPEALAEQQARRDDANRQVRMQRAASTVRSRFGGFQIAASISLHLSSHGDGVGSFDRGWLYDLRSDVNRARSYSDLDTYLMAANEELLNQGGPDLYRDTLRPSRLRTWQSYLPDQPDLAGEVPAMAGMIGLTMATLHDARPNWGTPYDTIEDVDFDYLEQQGEVVRHLAESMAGGDVPMRSPRPRKGIAMLTGRANLLRQGELFPDLPAQGTVVLCYQGDSRFYAMVDSMGFFRVAGLADRKHTNHKAILEPYRFDDTGRVQWAVDKAQTGLSAYRVKMVRSFMETDLVMFTCAQSNLFNTLEPRTFKYMTRIDLFDARTEAEPLRFWYSRLDTWASTINAIFVEPGVPFKAALSDTVLGRKMILLNASEEKPQGRGFLPADWPLIPYTAYQAARDMWHLVTPRLENLEEKGIVNNRLRALMDEGRAALEAAETAKSDMQWDVFMEKSRSSWAMATRVYNDVDKTQKDVLVGVLFYVALFAPFAYCMERLLFGYANIHKRILAFLGILVGIIGVIYAIHPAFQLTYSPLVVIIAFFIVGLSFLVSLIIFFRFEREMTELQRRSRHLKTSEISRFGAFMAAFTLGVSNLRRRPIRTALTAVTLIILTFTIMNFTAVKSVRQHSRTMFSDTAAYEGILLKNIGWKDMARESLNAARDMFHGKGIVAPRVWYVTPQDISRPHLVPVHKGDEIFSARGVVGLSEMEPQVSGLDATLTRGRWLREDERNAVVIPERMAQILNVDLSTPEGRRVEIWGMDFEVVGCFDAAEYERYRDLDGEPITPVIYPSESFMDVAQVEADTFESGEDLMSFQGRYEHIPAEQVVVMYHTALLAITKGGGGLGGGGRLKGIALKPHESQDVTELGRWLSDRFGLMLFVGDDEGTALYFAADQISYSGVPNIIIPLVISVLIVLNTMIGSVYERKGEIAVYTSVGLAPSHVSFLFVAESLAFAVISVVLGYLGAQTAAGFLAGTPIWAGMTANYSSMAGVAAMLLVMAVVLISVIYPSRVAANIAIPDVNRSWTMPDPKGNELTVTLPFLVKTSELGTAGGFLLDYYEAHRDISHGLFSSADMDYEFTTSKDLPEFARELSSDEDVCFTMTMRTWLAPFDFGVRQRVTLVFCPAEDYPGFRQIKVHLYREAGEHTVWRNLSKSFLNALRKQLLVWRSLEEKARMSYEEELREKLRKSEGWQPEHGFSGEGETA
- a CDS encoding ABC transporter ATP-binding protein; translation: MTQSTAHIIVRALGVKKEFRMGKVQVQALKGVDLEIYAGEYISIMGPSGSGKSTLFNMIGGLDKPSDGKVFIDEVDISQLDAYELAWLRNRKIGYIFQTFNLIPVMTALENVTLPMTFAGMNAEVAADKGIELLKLVGLGERFQHKPLELSGGQQQRVAIARSLANDPAIVLADEPTGNLDLKTGAEIIDLLKTLSQDRGVTVISATHDYKMLNVSDRVVWIRDGRVHKIERRDELDISVGSIGKDGEDVTPGADQTREEGADA
- a CDS encoding ABC transporter permease — its product is MSPTDQYSPPTSTGGESIKRQIVLPWAKSLEISFKNLRVRFFRSLITVLSLVLAVAFLNFILTTTDLAQGFLNAGGAAAAEQLIEAGFDVDEAAMTVGTGAKERWIVILSLLVCTVGIVNAQLMSVTERFREIGIMKCLGALDSIVLRLFLLEAGMQGLVGSFAGALVGFFFSVLNGLIRFGWNSVAGLAFSDVLVSLGMSVAAGLLLSLVGVFYPAVVAARMQPVVAMSAEH
- a CDS encoding polysaccharide deacetylase, with protein sequence MIVKHEPSPLWLRAWDRDRLAERIEDAVRRGLAGWPLDSGPQLFFRADDVAAPGERCDRMFRIFHDRGAPLDAAVTPAWISSPRAAGLLKLASGPARVDFHVHGWRHVNHETAEPGEPLVSGGKPPKKCEFGPSRPRKAKQRDLETARSRMTGLFGDAFLPVFTPPWNRCDAETLELLADLDFIAVSRDGGALPAAPPTLAEFPVLVDLHTRREDDPDAGMDALLDELAAGLRLPVCGVMIHHQRMNEAAAVFLETLLTALADFQEVRLAGLRSIPGR
- a CDS encoding glycosyltransferase family protein; this encodes MKILHYSQHVLGVGHFFRSLALARALADHEVVMVSGGSPVDAPLPDHVEHRLLPPLMMDAEFRNFVPQEQDPEEEKARIERIEDERRKSLLAILEDTRPDVFVVELFPFGRKRFAFELVPALEQFKAMGRGPAVCSVRDILVEKSDQAKFEKRVLRWMNELFDGLMIHSDPDLVRFDETFPRMNEMRAEIGYTGYVVEEPVRGAGAALRAELGIAPKEPLIVASAGGGAVGQDIVAAAVAASARLAPRLPHRLFAFTGPFAEESSLDALCALAQSTNMDKENNTTGHIHCARFTNRFPAFLDAAELSVSMAGYNTTMALLAAGTYGLVMPFDQNREQRMRATRLETRGALGILDPADLEPDRLAQRMETAIRTHRMHEQPDHGIRLDGAAQSARFIEQLAASFRGRP
- a CDS encoding histidine phosphatase family protein gives rise to the protein MSAERTLLGLIRHAETEWNRARIIQGQEDTVLTPEGREAARGWGRSLAGRGYERIIASDLTRARDTADLVNETLRLPVAYDCRLREQDWGRWVGSTVRELRANQPGAVEYQEAMGWEFRPPGGESRVDVLERSLNALRDAAERYPGERVLVVCHTGVLMAVTHHLLAMEYLPEEGNPLQPYHLHRVAAKGGVLTLDKLNEPLA
- a CDS encoding glycosyltransferase family 4 protein — encoded protein: MRLAFYTPFVPLNHPRPSGDTAIARSIIDFLRRRGHTVADTTHFSSRWIWLRPWKLPALFKARQEFLDILKKGQPDAVLVYHSYYRAPDLLGPLAAAQGMPVFHFGSAYASRRRKKLLTRPGYALNMKSLRAAAHCFTLKRPEYENLLRILPEDRATYIRPGVETQRFTPDNDARLLLRVRWNTGADVPIVLTVAMLRTGTKSEGVAHVIRALGRLHKEGIEFRYVVVGDGPERKALTHLADDHLPGKARFVGRISSVELPAVYSASDCYAFPGINEGLGMAYLEAQCAGLPAVGWDRWGAAECIAHGQTGFLTPAWDMEAFTDALRTLVTDHSRRVEMGLAARRRVLAEHDRDRNYVRMERIMESCLGATGRTEGHAAPTTSAAPEATQ
- a CDS encoding glycosyltransferase family 4 protein, which encodes MSRKTAPRTAGRQLGLVLKGYPRISETFIANEIRLLEELGFDIHIISMRKPRESFTHENVRRIQASVSYLPEHLYRNLHRFLYHNILLFLKHPRRYAAGIRLLRERLPGASSTKAAIKHLLQGGLLVHKFLPRTNIAHLHAHFAHSPTSVAQYASVLSGLDFSFTAHAKDIYTQKPDRVAEKMARAAFVVTCTQYNRRTLEKIAADHGFADKPVACVYHGIDLDLFSANGRHLHAEPPYSILTVARFVPKKGLFTILEALEKLADDGVDFTWTLVGDGELKRRLKKRIDESPINERVDLAGTLAHDGVLRLYEKADCFVLGCEVAKNGDRDGIPNVVAEAMAMGVPVAATDVSGIPELVEHESTGLLCPSGNPAALAANIYRLLTDQELRGQIIPEARKRVEQVFDNTREIRKLASVFTDHTGLGELIPGGAFAPAPEPPARPGDALDDDTSSDEQSTQGQLDRPSA